In Montipora capricornis isolate CH-2021 chromosome 4, ASM3666992v2, whole genome shotgun sequence, a single genomic region encodes these proteins:
- the LOC138044694 gene encoding melanopsin-like — protein MASTTKEHSQTEFNWNDAWLLSYGVVMIAILSVGFVGNALTVIILRKHEHASKSLTPLMINLSIASLIIIVLGYPVVTSTVLRGGHVSKEHPTCRWSAFVNGTVGISSIATLTEMSLVINYSLHRMNPNVHLTKRNMGLLIAGSWVYGLLSMFPPLVGWNRFVPGSAKISCGPDWTDNSASGLSYNLALVVWGFFLPLTIMIKAYHQIYRLLRGREVFISGNGCFQLRQKLYMKKLVRMTVLAIAAFMLSWAPYCFVSIIAVFKGSHVFTSGEAEIPELMAKASVIYNPIVYLITNSNYRASFWKIVSCKRHTMVVHIRENVILKGSSRRDLRSRRMAVLLKPINEVSVYNGSYVVGIGFSRVRDM, from the exons ATGGCATCTACAACGAAGGAACATTCTCAAACCGAATTCAACTGGAACGATGCTTGGCTGTTATCATACGGGGTAGTCATGATCGCTATCCTTTCTGTTGGTTTCGTTGGCAACGCGTTGACGGTCATCATATTACGAAAGCATGAGCACGCTAGCAAGTCACTGACGCCACTCATGATCAATCTTTCCATTGCAAGTCTAATCATCATTGTTTTGGGATACCCTGTTGTGACAAGTACAGTGTTAAGAGGAGGCCATGTCAGCAAAGAACACCCTACCTGTCGATGGAGCGCCTTTGTCAACGGAACTGTTG GTATCTCTAGCATCGCAACCCTGACAGAGATGAGCCTTGTCATTAACTATAGCTTGCATCGAATGAACCCAAATGTCCATCTAACCAAAAGAAACATGGGCCTTCTTATAGCGGGATCTTGGGTCTACGGACTGCTGTCCATGTTTCCTCCGTTGGTGGGCTGGAATCGCTTTGTGCCCGGATCCGCCAAAATCAGCTGCGGTCCCGATTGGACGGATAATTCAGCATCTGGGTTGTCTTACAATCTAGCACTAGTAGTTTGGGGATTTTTTCTACCCCTTACCATCATGATTAAGGCTTACCACCAGATTTACAG ATTACTGCGCGGCCGCGAAGTGTTCATTTCTGGTAATGGTTGTTTCCAACTGCGACAAAAATTATACATGAAGAAACTAGTGCGCATGACAGTGTTAGCAATAGCCGCTTTCATGCTGAGCTGGGCACCATATTGTTTCGTTAGCATCATTGCCGTCTTCAAAGGGAGCCATGTTTTCACAAGTGGAGAAGCAGAGATTCCTGAGCTTATGGCAAAAGCATCCGTCATTTATAATCCCATTGTGTATCTAATAACGAACAGCAATTATCGAGCAAGTTTTTGGAAAATTGTTTCGTGCAAAAGACACACCATGGTGGTTCACATTAGAGAAAATGTCATTCTCAAAGGGTCTTCGAGAAGAGATCTCAGATCAAGGCGCATGGCGGTTCTGTTGAAACCGATAAACGAAGTGAGCGTTTACAATGGCAGCTACGTCGTTGGCATTGGCTTCTCTCGCGTTAGGGATATGTGA